A region of Calypte anna isolate BGI_N300 chromosome 22, bCalAnn1_v1.p, whole genome shotgun sequence DNA encodes the following proteins:
- the FGFR1 gene encoding LOW QUALITY PROTEIN: fibroblast growth factor receptor 1 (The sequence of the model RefSeq protein was modified relative to this genomic sequence to represent the inferred CDS: inserted 1 base in 1 codon) yields the protein MFTWRCLILWAVLVTAALSAARPAPTLPDQVLPKAKIEVESYSAHPGDLLQLRCQLRDDIQSINWVRDGVQLAENNRTRITGEEVEVRDAVPEDSGLYACMTNSPSGSKTTYFSVNVSDVLPSAEDDDDEDDSSSEEKEADNTKPNQAIAPYWTYPEKMEKKLHAVPAAKTVKFKCPSSGTPNPTLRWLKNGKEFKPDHRIGGYKVRYATWSIIMDSVVPSDKGNYTCIVENKYGSINHTYQLDVVERSPHRPILQAGLPANKTVALGSNVEFVCKVYSDPQPHIQWLKHIEVNGSKIGPDNLPYVQILKTAGVNTTDKEMEVLHLRNVSFEDAGEYTCLAGNSIGISHHSAWLTVLEAIEDTPAMMTSPLYLEIIIYCTGAFLISCMVVTVIIYKMKSTTKKTDFNSQLAVHKLAKSIPLRRQVSADSSSSMNSGVMLVRPSRLSSSGTPMLAGVSEYELPEDPRWELPRDRLILGKPLGEGCFGQVVLAEAIGLDKDKPNRVTKVAVKMLKSDATEKDLSDLISEMEMMKMIGKHKNIINLLGACTQDGPLYVIVEYASKGNLREYLQARRPPGMEYCYNPTRVPEEQLSFKDLVSCAYQVARGMEYLASKKCIHRDLAARNVLVTEDNVMKIADFGLARDIHHIDYYKKTTNGRLPVKWMAPEALFDRIYTHQSDVWSFGVLLWEIFTLGGSPYPGVPVEELFKLLKEGHRMDKPSNCTNELYMMMRDCWHAVPSQRPTFKQLVEDLDRIVAMTSNQEYLDLSXPLDQYSPGFPDTRSSTCSSGEDSVFSHDPLPDEPCLPKLPPQHTNGGLKRH from the exons ATGTTTACCTGGAGGTGCCTCATCctttgggctgtgctggtcaCAGCCGCGCTCTCCGCTGCCCGCCCGGCCCCCACCCTGCCCGACCAAG TTCTACCCAAAGCAAAAATCGAAGTGGAGTCCTACTCAGCCCACCCCGGGGACCTCCTCCAGCTGCGCTGCCAGCTGAGGGATGACATCCAGAGCATCAACTGGGTGCGTGACGGGGTCCAGCTGGCCGAGAACAACCGCACCCGCATCACGGGGGAGGAGGTAGAGGTCAGGGACGCGGTGCCCGAGGACTCGGGGCTCTATGCCTGCATGACCAACAGCCCCTCGGGAAGCAAGACCACCTACTTCTCCGTGAACGTCTCAG ACGTGCTCCCCTCTGcagaggatgatgatgatgaagatgatTCCTCCTCGGAGGAGAAGGAGGCGGATAACACCAAGCCGAACC AGGCCATCGCTCCCTACTGGACCTATcctgagaagatggagaagaagcTCCACGCCGTCCCCGCTGCCAAAACGGTGAAGTTCAAATGTCCCTCGAGTGGGACACCCAACCCCACCCTGCGCTGGCTGAAGAATGGCAAAGAGTTCAAACCCGACCACCGCATCGGGGGCTACAAG GTCCGGTACGCGACCTGGAGCATCATCATGGACTCAGTGGTGCCCTCTGATAAGGGGAACTACACCTGCATTGTGGAGAACAAGTATGGGAGCATCAACCACACCTACCAGCTGGATGTCgtgg AGCGGTCCCCACACCGTCccatcctgcaggcagggctgcctgCCAACAAGACAGTGGCTCTGGGCAGCAACGTGGAGTTTGTCTGCAAGGTCTACAgtgacccccagccccacatccAGTGGCTGAAGCACATCGAGGTCAACGGCAGCAAGATCGGCCCCGACAACCTGCCCTACGTGCAGATCCTGAAG ACGGCTGGCGTTAACACGACAGACAAAGAAATGGAAGTCCTTCACTTAAGGAATGTCTCATTTGAGGATGCTGGGGAGTATACATGTTTGGCGGGTAATTCTATTGGGATCTCCCATCACTCTGCATGGTTGACAGTTCTCGAAG CTATCGAGGACACCCCAGCCATGATGACGTCCCCTCTCTACCTGGAGATCATCATCTACTGCACCGGAGCCTTCCTCATCTCCTGCATGGTGGTGACTGTCATCATCTACAAGATGAAGAGCACCaccaagaaaacagatttcaacAGCCAGCTGGCCGTGCACAAGCTGGCCAAGAGCATCCCCCTGCGCAGACAG GTTTCAGCCGACTCCAGCTCCTCCATGAACTCAGGGGTGATGCTGGTGAGGCCCTCCCGGCTCTCCTCCAGTGGTACCCCCATGCTGGCGGGGGTCTCTGAGTACGAGCTGCCCGAGGACCCACGCTGGGAGCTGCCCCGGGACAG GCTGATCCTGGGCAAGCCCCTGGGAGAGGGGTGCTTCGGGCaggtggtgctggcagaagccaTCGGCCTCGACAAGGACAAACCAAACCGTGTGACCAAGGTGGCCGTGAAGATGCTCAAGT CTGATGCCACGGAGAAGGATTTGTCTGACCTCATCTCTGAGATGGAGATGATGAAGATGATCGGCAAGCACAAGAACATCATCAACCTGCTTGGAGCCTGCACACAGGATG GACCTCTCTACGTGATCGTGGAGTACGCCAGCAAGGGCAACCTGCGGGAGTACCTGCAAGCCCGGAGACCCCCGGGCATGGAGTACTGCTACAACCCCACCCGTGTCCccgaggagcagctctccttCAAGGACCTGGTCTCCTGTGCCTACCAGGTGGCTCGGGGCATGGAGTATTTGGCCTCCAAGAAG TGCATCCACAGGGACCTGGCTGCCAGGAATGTCCTGGTGACCGAGGACAACGTGATGAAGATCGCTGACTTCGGTCTGGCCCGTGACATCCACCACATAGATTACTACAAGAAGACAACAAAT GGTCGCCTGCCTGTGAAGTGGATGGCTCCAGAGGCTCTGTTTGACAGGATTTACACCCACCAGAGCGACGT GTGGTCCTTTGGCGTGCTGCTGTGGGAGATCTTCACTCTGGGTGGCTCTCCCTACCCTGGGGTGCCTGTCGAGGAGCTCTTCAAGCTGCTGAAGGAAGGGCACAGGATGGACAAGCCCAGCAACTGCACCAACGAGCT GTACATGATGATGAGGGATTGCTGGCACGCTGTCCCCTCCCAGAGACCAACCTTCAAGCAGCTGGTGGAAGACCTGGACAGGATCGTGGCCATGACCTCCAACCAG GAGTACCTGGATCTCT TGCCTCTGGATCAGTATTCCCCCGGCTTCCCAGACACCCGCAGCTCCACCTGCTCCTCGGGGGAGGACTCAGTCTTCTCCCACGACCCCCTCCCCGATgagccctgcctgcccaagcTCCCCCCCCAGCACACCAACGGAGGACTGAAGCGACACTGA